Proteins from one Bactrocera neohumeralis isolate Rockhampton chromosome 3, APGP_CSIRO_Bneo_wtdbg2-racon-allhic-juicebox.fasta_v2, whole genome shotgun sequence genomic window:
- the LOC126752150 gene encoding uncharacterized protein LOC126752150 codes for MQMDACWQRLRVCCSVRRKVKAHSAYIKDNNGKLSATQPTNAAINRTTTPATTAITTALSLALKPATKAHSSHNSASAVCRPTSSAYACGGPQRPTEVKSVQRQCKCSTQAQLALVAVNVCACNYSRGAGTSARAHLTAIRFTLIQLYHVFVAVGVALTVLLQRCCVGKAKVSPKPAQTHLPLANSLRLVAGKSHWPQTLHTPTTMGSCFGRCVSKDANGGGVASTATSCLWRRRQHATDEQEAELVSNASDKCPRENFIYRIIKFKTKQKRPQFIDKFWEQQDMQYTKLPNRNGTEGLSDIQLQNLDVHNLLSNAILAKESALNYCLTEAQYAAASSRASSSLDLEWEHEYAHMRQLYQPPPHTHRSTQSLLQASTLNSNNNLAQYTNGNNTPLHHLHTLNNNHHTLDLSKRSHTYDNHPLHVHLNNSWQYLSNDDEQLNSLASYSQSLSLPHAPLNAAAMALATAKAVERGEQRMRTRRVAPPPINERRNSSFTRTSSSHNSWSHISTPESLEWDQDEEQQRQLRVEDDNLDDETLELLHQIEQLKNRVLDETGDGLYDRGLVAAAESEASEGVQFMIGEQYSAEDGRKDIS; via the exons ATGCAAATGGATGCCTGTTGGCAGCGGCTCCGTGTTTGCTGCTCTGTACGTCGCAAAGTTAAGGCACACAGCGCTTACATAAAAGATAATAACGGCAAATTAAGTGCAACACAGCCAACGAACGCAGCCATAAACCgtacaacaacaccagcaacaacagcaataacaactgCACTAAGTTTAGCGCTTAAGCCAGCAACAAAAGCGCACAGCAGCCACAACAGCGCGTCAGCTGTGTGTCGCCCGACAAGCTCAGCGTATGCGTGTGGAGGACCACAGCGCCCAACGGAGGTGAAATCTGTGCAACGCCAGTGCAAGTGCAGCACACAAGCACAGCTGGCACTGGTGGCTGTAAACGTTTGCGCTTGCAATTACAGCCGCGGAGCAGGAACTAGCGCCCGCGCGCACCTGACAGCCATACGCTTCACTTTGATCCAGCTTTACCacgtgtttgttgctgttggtgtagCCTTAACGGTATTGCTACAACGTTGCTGTGTTGGCAAGGCGAAAGTTAGTCCCAAGCCCGCACAAACGCATTTACCGTTAGCCAATTCATTGCGGCTGGTTGCTGGAAAATCCCATTGGCCGCAAACGCTCCACACGCCGACAACAATGGGCTCATGTTTCGGGCGCTGCGTGTCGAAGGATGCTAATGGCGGCGGTGTGGCCTCCACCGCAACATCCTGTTTGTG GCGTCGGCGGCAACATGCAACAGATGAACAAGAAGCGGAACTCGTGTCGAATGCGAGCGACAAATGCCCGAGagagaattttatatatcgcattattaaattcaaaacgAAG CAAAAGCGGCCACAGTTTATTGACAAGTTCTGGGAGCAACAGGATATGCAATACACGAAATTACCCAATAGAAATGGAACCGAAGG GCTCTCCGACATTCAGCTTCAGAACCTCGACGTACACAATTTACTCAGCAACGCCATTCTCGCCAAGGAGTCAGCGCTCAATTACTGCCTGACCGAAGCTCAATACGCCGCGGCCAGCTCGCGCGCCAGTTCCTCGCTCGATCTGGAATGGGAGCATGAGTACGCACACATGCGACAACTCTATCAGCCGCCACCGCACACGCATCGCAGCACGCAATCCCTACTGCAAGCCAGCACactcaacagcaacaacaacctcGCGCAATATACCAACGGCAACAACACACCGTTACATCACCTACACACGCTCAACAATAACCACCACACGCTGGATCTGAGCAAACGTAGCCACACTTACGACAATCACCCGCTGCACGTGCACCTCAACAACTCATGGCAATACCTAAGCAACGACGATGAGCAGCTCAACTCATTAGCTTCATACTCACAATCGCTGTCGCTACCGCACGCGCCACTAAACGCCGCAGCAATGGCGCTGGCGACGGCCAAAGCAGTTGAGCGCGGTGAGCAGCGCATGCGCACGCGTCGGGTGGCGCCACCGCCGATCAACGAACGACGTAACAGTTCCTTTACGCGCACATCTTCGTCGCACAACTCATGGTCGCACATCTCGACGCCGGAGTCGCTCGAGTGGGATCAGGATGAGGAGCAGCAGCGGCAGCTGCGTGTGGAGGACGACAATTTGGATGACGAGACGCTCGAGCTGCTGCATCAGATTGAGCAGTTGAAGAACCGCGTGTTAGACGAAACCGGCGATGGACTCTACGATCGCGGTCTGGTAGCTGCGGCGGAGAGCGAAGCGAGCGAGGGCGTACAATTTATGATCGGTGAACAGTACAGTGCAGAGGATGGACGCAAAGATATCAGTTGA
- the LOC126752140 gene encoding tiggrin produces MKAWSLVLALLCVAQWRTHAYSVGSTSGYSTSSRYASSSSSASSVGGSTSCCQLSSWAYAHFNEVRQFASRLRLEYNYMSQGSSTGYRVQGASWDENIINLTGKTASELDALVRHVSEQLVTDMRKGLLPYTTIAAPNFFESKSAETLESIIATSEDFGQQQQEVDVGHFQPVDLSNFDEVRNYAYPAEVKVIDGKTYVVHKNCTEAKKVSGDGSYASPLVTIRSRNRTTITTSDGAPAYTYGAGGYSSGSLTAGGVNRYPSPVYGQPGGSSSTTTTVRHKIYDWANQNMEPSVLGYKPVVNVAGSSDWQMGAYRPIPQTPIAGSSNADVETFGADNQVFRPSFSPGSTVTVRRYNKTIITNPDGTNTVSGSELNRKWVDGKLVYDSQRPFGEWSVPRGEAWKQEERERFFWFLSQGNVTPQRLEEWQRQQEERLLAMAERYGTTIDVIQEWHRSELDRYRVLLGQYQAQNPNLTGWKRTEAGRLDWLIHQNSVTREELERWQRENNDKLVQLARQYNISLQELKNWQIEELNRLYAYFNDQNNSMISRPINSGSLRTNEQERLEELIRQHNATIEQLQKSIRLDQQKLSDLGKQYRGNVQDMQKWLKDELARLNGVINEHRTEVTRVTEWQRSERERLENVVKQHRGSVEELEAQMARDRNYMKSLAAKYHVSLEELEKWQSAELERLHSQSQTKLEMDIKEWQRREREHLKSIVNKNDLTIEEFQAKIMSDRARLEDLARTYKIQVSEVEEWIKNEIKNFQSQGLLKEVEKELAAWQQKERERLLAIVQQNELTVEELEKKIKDDQSYLYRMANMYQVKVEEIEEWLKKELLRLQGEGLIKVEDLKDWQKQEREQILKIVQENKLTIEEFEKKLLADRQRLQDLSQTYNVQTSEIEGWIKKEGERLQSLGLLQIQEQLNNWQKNERDRLLELVNKNNLSIDELQESIKKDRQHVYTLAHQNQVRVEEVEEWIKNEIHRLQQEGLIEIEKLKDWQSQWRGNLTNMVKERDFTVEEFHKWLLEDRKRLQDLAMQHNVHIEEIEQWVRNEEQRFISMGLLKPNEKLTNWQEVERRYLERITQEQYHSTEQLEQRLRQDRELLEKLARDYSVQVEEIEQWMKKELARLRDDGQLQIDNLTAWQIAERERLEELIKQNKVWSVEEFESELRQDREHMQKMAFQYHTSVEEIEKWIQSEVERLRQQGKLDIEKLTVWQQAEHDHILSLLQQQSSITVEEFEQKVQKDKVFLVNLANQYHVSVVEIEAYVKKVIDDLRNKGKFEVENLQTWQLVERDYIKQLIQQYQNGLSTADYEQKLLADRAHLHQLADQYRVNIEQIEKWMIEELKRLRKDSADHVQKLADWQVAEAQRLKELIRQNNQLSYVEFEVELNNERQRLQELAKQYSVSVEEVETWLRQQLVNLKTTGQVQVENLTQWQSDEQKRLIDMLLQQQNSISYDEFEAQLRRDRERLQKLGREYSVSVEQIETWMRDELQRLKNSGLLQVEQLTQWQRTERDHLQDWLNQQNNATTYEEFNAFLRRDKERLERIAHDYHVTVEEVESWVQQEGARLQILGLIERPQSYISYEQHGDNDQWKIYTLAHLKAVAQTVPMSWQDFEDYLVKERMRWEQFGRQYDVRVEEIEEYLRGEAHKLNQQGVITGSEIIEEWEIHENQYIQNLINERLRKQQRWSIEELERQLKQDQEHLRQLAIQYHVTVEEVEAWYQQELRRLLDQNKIVTESLVDWQRREKDRLYRLVTRQPGLTVTVWEEQILRDRNTLNNLADEYHVSIEELESWIRNELRRLGELGLVRDLHQNLDYNNWQKQERERLRAIAKDISITQIEFLEYIAADTDYQNRLAQLYGTTLEQLAPFQRIEIDHMQREGLLDNIKLLTLEKWQKRERDRLYNLIRNQNFSLKNLRNWQRQDIVLNELAASYGITTQALKDWQIKEFERFLRLAEHYGWQLNQLQNFREKELRYIDFVMHKKTTNEVERMKWSTEEARRMADLGRRSGLRNEELIQWRRILYLLSQGLLPMDDSTGFGGHEIGAGSTNRTAWPHQVISKDRGDQPPHVYEDNVDVEEPGLAGQDNNLYPPPSAEMKVEPTTQYPAYVRPAPSGGAGGQTSGYRYSKKEYKFTVPVSEVDATGVSGAGRARYGRERELDTQQQQQEVDDFGQQQQVELGWNGKLEDGGQQQQVDLGWNDQQQVQGSYGRGGAAGYSSSAAASAHSSYSGARGHAGHGGYGQRQQQQQFQQQRDDFGQQQQQQFEDFGQQQQVELGDYKQNAWDQQQQQQDVQVEDLQGTFVGPHRGASQKQVSSTEANAQIEVTAEPESSGIWDSFKKKASGLFG; encoded by the exons ATGAAGGCTTGGAGCCTTGTATTGGCGCTACTTTGCGTGGCGCAATGGCGTACGCATGCCTACAGCGTCGGTAGTACATCCGGCTATTCGACCTCTTCACGTTACGCTTCGTCCTCGTCGTCCGCCTCAAGCGTCGGCGGCAGTACGTCGTGTTGCCAGTTAAGTTCCTGGGCGTATGCTCACTTCAATGAGGTGCGCCAGTTTGCTAGTCGTCTGCGGCTGGAATACAATTACATGTCGCAGGGCAGCAGCACGGGCTATCGTGTACAAGGCGCGTCGTGGGATG AAAACATCATCAATTTGACGGGCAAAACCGCATCCGAGCTGGACGCACTCGTACGACATGTGAGCGAACAGCTCGTGACCGATATGCGTAAGGGACTCTTACCTTACACCACGATTGCGGCACCGAACTTTTTCGAATCGAAGTCTGCCGAGACGCTTGAGTCCATCATTGCAACTAGCGAAGATTTTGGTCAACAACAGCAGGAAGTCGATGTAGGGCATTTCCAACCGGTCGATCTATCCAATTTCGATGAGGTACGCAATTATGCTTATCCAGCCGAAGTAAAGGTGATCGATGGCAAGACTTATGTCGTGCATAAGAATTGCACCGAGGCGAAGAAAGTGAGCGGTGATGGCAGTTACGCCAGTCCATTGGTCACCATACGCAGTCGCAATCGCACCACAATCACCACAAGTGATGGCGCACCCGCATACACTTACGGTGCTGGTGGCTATAGCAGCGGTTCTTTGACTGCTGGTGGCGTCAACAGATATCCAAGCCCAGTTTACGGACAACCGGGTGGAAGTAGTAGCACGACCACCACTGTTAGACATAAGATTTATGATTGGGCCAATCAAAATATGGAACCCAGTGTGTTGGGTTATAAACCAGTGGTGAACGTTGCAGGCAGTTCAGATTGGCAAATGGGTGCTTACAGACCAATACCACAGACCCCCATTGCGGGCAGTTCGAATGCTGATGTAGAAACTTTCGGCGCTGACAATCAAGTATTTCGCCCAAGTTTCTCTCCCGGCTCAACGGTGACTGTACGCCGTTATAATAAGACAATTATTACAAATCCTGATGGCACAAATACCGTTAGCGGTTCCGAATTGAATCGCAAGTGGGTTGATGGCAAGCTTGTCTACGACTCTCAGCGTCCATTTGGTGAATGGTCCGTGCCACGTGGTGAGGCTTGGAAGCAGGAAGAGCGCGAACGTTTCTTCTGGTTCCTGTCACAGGGTAATGTGACGCCACAACGCTTAGAGGAATGGCAGCGACAGCAAGAGGAGCGCTTACTGGCTATGGCTGAGCGCTACGGCACCACTATTGATGTTATACAGGAATGGCATCGCAGCGAATTAGATCGTTATCGCGTGCTGTTGGGTCAATATCAGGCGCAAAACCCCAATCTTACCGGCTGGAAGCGCACCGAAGCGGGACGTTTAGACTGGCTGATACATCAAAATAGCGTGACACGTGAGGAACTCGAACGCTGGCAGCGCGAAAATAATGATAAGTTGGTGCAACTGGCACGTCAGTACAACATATCGCTGCAGGAGCTGAAAAACTGGCAAATCGAGGAGTTGAATCGATTATATGCTTACTTCAATGACCAGAATAACTCTATGATTTCAAGGCCAATAAACTCCGGTTCGCTGCGCACCAACGAGCAGGAACGTTTGGAGGAGCTGATTCGTCAGCATAACGCCACAATTGAACAACTCCAGAAATCTATACGCTTGGACCAACAAAAGCTCTCAGATTTGGGTAAACAGTATCGAGGCAATGTACAAGATATGCAAAAGTGGTTGAAGGATGAACTGGCGCGTCTGAATGGCGTGATCAATGAACATCGTACTGAAGTGACACGTGTCACGGAATGGCAACGTTCTGAGCGTGAACGTTTAGAGAATGTGGTGAAACAGCACCGTGGTTCAGTGGAAGAGTTGGAAGCGCAAATGGCACGCGATCGCAACTATATGAAGTCGTTGGCTGCGAAGTACCATGTGAGTCTGGAGGAGCTCGAGAAATGGCAAAGCGCTGAGCTGGAACGTTTGCACAGTCAAAGTCAGACTAAACTCGAGATGGATATCAAAGAGTGGCAGCGACGTGAACGTGAACATCTCAAGTCGATTGTGAATAAGAACGATTTAACCATTGAGGAATTCCAAGCGAAGATTATGAGTGATCGCGCACGCTTGGAAGATTTGGCAAGAACATATAAGATACAAGTGTCCGAGGTTGAGGAATGGATTAAGAATGAAATCAAAAACTTCCAATCACAGGGTCTACTGAAAGAGGTCGAAAAAGAGTTGGCAGCTTGGCAACAGAAGGAGCGTGAACGCTTGCTTGCCATCGTTCAGCAAAATGAACTGACAGTTGAAGAGCTGGAGAAGAAGATCAAAGATGATCAATCGTACTTATACAGAATGGCCAATATGTACCAGGTTAAGGTTGAGGAAATTGAAGAATGGCTGAAGAAGGAATTGTTGCGCTTGCAAGGTGAGGGCCTAATAAAGGTAGAAGACCTAAAAGACTGGCAGAAGCAAGAGCGGGAGCAAATTTTGAAGATTGTGCAAGAGAACAAGTTGACAATTGAAGAATTCGAGAAGAAGTTGTTGGCCGATAGACAACGCCTGCAAGACCTTTCACAGACTTACAACGTACAAACATCTGAGATCGAAGGTTGGATCAAGAAGGAAGGTGAACGGCTGCAGAGTTTGGGTCTGTTGCAGATACAGGAACAGCTGAATAATTGGCAGAAAAACGAACGTGATCGTCTACTTGAACTGGTTAATAAGAACAACCTCTCCATCGACGAATTGCAAGAGAGTATCAAAAAGGATCGTCAACACGTATACACATTGGCGCATCAGAACCAAGTACGCGTGGAAGAGGTTGAAGAATGGATTAAGAACGAGATACATAGACTGCAACAAGAAGGCTTGATTGAAATCGAAAAACTTAAGGACTGGCAATCACAATGGCGTGGCAATCTCACAAACATGGTCAAAGAGCGCGACTTCACAGTTGAAGAGTTCCACAAGTGGTTGCTAGAAGATCGCAAGCGTCTACAAGATCTAGCCATGCAGCACAATGTGCACATCGAAGAGATCGAGCAATGGGTGCGCAATGAGGAACAGCGGTTCATCAGCATGGGTTTGCTGAAACCGAATGAGAAGCTTACCAACTGGCAAGAGGTAGAACGTCGTTACTTGGAACGTATCACGCAGGAACAATATCACTCCACCGAACAATTGGAACAGCGTTTACGCCAAGATCGCGAGCTACTAGAGAAGCTGGCACGTGATTACAGCGTACAAGTGGAGGAAATCGAACAATGGATGAAGAAGGAGTTGGCCCGCTTGCGTGATGATGGTCAGCTACAAATCGACAACCTCACCGCCTGGCAAATAGCGGAGCGTGAGCGTCTCGAGGAGCTGATCAAACAAAACAAGGTATGGAGCGTTGAAGAATTCGAGAGTGAGTTGCGTCAAGATCGTGAGCACATGCAGAAGATGGCCTTCCAATATCACACCTCTGTGGAGGAGATAGAGAAGTGGATACAATCTGAGGTAGAACGCTTACGTCAACAGGGTAAACTTGATATAGAGAAACTGACCGTATGGCAGCAGGCGGAACATGATCACATTTTGAGTTTGCTGCAACAACAGTCCTCCATCACAGTGGAAGAGTTCGAGCAGAAAGTGCAGAAAGACAAGGTTTTCTTAGTCAATTTGGCCAATCAATATCACGTCAGCGTTGTCGAGATCGAAGCTTATGTGAAGAAAGTCATTGATGATTTGCGCAACAAGGGCAAATTCGAGGTAGAAAATCTGCAGACCTGGCAGTTGGTTGAGCGCGACTATATCAAACAATTGATTCAACAATACCAAAATGGACTATCCACCGCCGATTATGAACAGAAATTGCTTGCGGATCGCGCGCATTTGCATCAACTCGCTGATCAATATCGCGTCAATATCGAACAAATCGAGAAATGGATGATTGAAGAGTTGAAGCGTTTACGCAAAGACTCAGCGGACCATGTGCAGAAGCTGGCCGATTGGCAGGTGGCTGAGGCGCAACGCTTGAAGGAGCTCATACGTCAAAACAACCAATTGAGCTATGTGGAATTCGAAGTGGAGCTCAACAATGAGCGCCAACGCTTACAAGAACTGGCAAAACAATATTCGGTGAGTGTTGAGGAGGTTGAGACTTGGTTGCGCCAGCAGCTGGTGAATTTGAAAACCACTGGTCAAGTGCAGGTGGAAAATCTCACGCAGTGGCAAAGTGATGAACAGAAACGTTTGATTGACATGCTATTGCAGCAACAGAATAGTATCAGCTATGATGAGTTCGAGGCTCAACTGCGTCGCGATCGCGAACGTCTACAGAAGTTAGGACGTGAGTATAGCGTAAGTGTAGAACAAATCGAAACCTGGATGCGCGATGAACTACAACGTTTGAAGAACTCCGGTCTGCTACAAGTAGAACAATTGACACAGTGGCAGAGAACCGAACGCGATCACCTACAAGACTGGCTGAATCAGCAGAACAATGCTACCACCTATGAAGAGTTCAATGCTTTCTTGCGTCGTGATAAGGAACGTTTGGAACGCATCGCACACGATTATCACGTGACTGTCGAGGAAGTGGAATCATGGGTGCAGCAGGAAGGTGCACGTCTGCAAATTCTTGGACTGATTGAAAGACCACAGAGTTACATCAGCTATGAGCAACATGGTGATAATGATCAATGGAAGATTTACACTTTAGCACATTTGAAAGCCGTCGCACAAACTGTACCGATGAGCTGGCAAGATTTCGAAGACTACTTGGTTAAGGAACGTATGCGTTGGGAGCAATTCGGACGCCAGTACGATGTTAGGGTGGAGGAGATCGAAGAGTACTTGCGTGGTGAGGCACATAAGCTCAATCAGCAGGGTGTCATAACTGGTTCCGAAATAATTGAAGAATGGGAGATTCACGAAAATCAGTACATACAGAATCTAATTAACGAACGGCTGCGCAAACAACAGCGCTGGTCTATTGAGGAACTCGAAAGACAATTGAAACAAGATCAGGAGCATTTGCGTCAGTTGGCTATACAATATCACGTCACAGTGGAAGAGGTTGAAGCGTGGTACCAACAAGAGCTGCGACGTCTATTGGATCAAAATAAAATCGTAACCGAAAGCTTGGTCGATTGGCAACGTCGTGAAAAGGATCGACTTTACCGTCTGGTCACACGTCAACCAGGTCTGACTGTCACAGTGTGGGAAGAACAAATTCTGCGTGACAGAAATACGCTCAACAACTTGGCCGATGAATATCATGTCTCCATTGAGGAGCTCGAATCGTGGATACGTAATGAGTTGAGACGTCTCGGCGAACTGGGACTTGTACGCGATCTACATCAGAATTTGGACTACAATAATTGGCAGAAGCAGGAACGTGAACGTTTACGTGCTATCGCTAAGGACATCAGCATTACACAAATTGAATTCCTCGAGTATATTGCTGCCGACACCGACTATCAGAACCGTTTGGCACAACTCTACGGCACCACACTCGAACAATTGGCGCCCTTCCAACGCATTGAAATCGATCATATGCAGCGTGAAGGTCTTTTGGACAACATAAAGCTGTTAACGCTCGAGAAGTGGCAGAAACGCGAACGTGATCGTCTATACAATTTGATTAGGAATCAAAACTTCAGTTTGAAGAATCTGCGCAACTGGCAGCGTCAAGATATCGTGCTTAACGAATTGGCCGCCAGCTATGGCATCACCACCCAGGCATTAAAAGACTGGCAAATTAAGGAATTCGAGCGTTTCTTAAGATTGGCCGAACACTACGGTTGGCAGCTGAATCAACTGCAAAACTTCCGCGAAAAGGAATTACGCTACATTGATTTCGTAATGCACAAGAAGACCACCAATGAGGTTGAGCGTATGAAGTGGAGTACGGAGGAGGCGAGACGTATGGCAGACTTAGGACGCAGGTCCGGTTTGAGAAATGAAGAACTCATCCAATGGCGTCGCATTCTTTATCTGCTCTCTCAGGGCTTGCTACCCATGGACGATAGTACCGGCTTTGGCGGCCATGAAATAGGTGCCGGTTCGACTAATCGCACTGCTTGGCCACATCAAGTGATCTCCAAGGATCGTGGTGATCAACCACCGCATGTATACGAGGATAATGTTGATGTCGAAGAGCCTGGCTTGGCCGGTCAAGATAACAATTTGTATCCTCCACCATCGGCGGAAATGAAAGTCGAACCGACTACACAATACCCAGCATACGTTAGACCTGCACCAAGCGGTGGCGCGGGCGGACAAACAAGTGGTTACCGTTACAGCAAGAAGGAGTACAAATTTACGGTACCGGTGAGTGAGGTTGATGCAACCGGTGTTAGTGGTGCGGGACGCGCACGTTACGGACGTGAGCGTGAATTGGatacacagcaacaacagcaggaAGTGGATGACTtcggacaacaacaacaggtggAGCTTGGCTGGAATGGCAAGTTAGAGGATGGCGGCCAACAGCAACAAGTTGATCTGGGTTGGAATGATCAGCAGCAAGTGCAAGGCAGTTACGGACGTGGTGGAGCCGCCGGTTACTCTTCTTCCGCCGCTGCTTCAGCGCACAGCTCATATTCCGGTGCGCGTGGCCATGCCGGTCATGGTGGTTATGGTCAAcgtcagcagcaacaacaatttcaacaGCAGCGGGATGACTTCggccaacaacagcagcaacaatttgaagattttggacaacaacaacaagtagaaCTGGGCGACTACAAACAAAACGCATGGgatcagcagcaacagcaacaagacGTGCAGGTCGAGGATCTGCAGGGCACATTTGTGGGACCCCACCGCGGTGCCAGCCAGAAGCAGGTGTCCAGCACCGAAGCAAATGCA CAAATCGAGGTTACGGCTGAACCGGAAAGCTCTGGCATATGGGACTCATTCAAGAAGAAGGCTTCAGGTCTCTTTGGTTAA